In Pseudomonas fluorescens NCIMB 11764, a single window of DNA contains:
- a CDS encoding EAL domain-containing protein, with protein sequence MAAARETLRSWFYRPWFLAMLAAVLSSVLLLALSLFVAVRQIEQNESAEMNAQGERFLARLEQLFGQLRESLDDLEAQPLRTCDKEMIATLQQVTFNYRFVYEAAYMDASKICSNRPRQAGLSLTRPPDIKDPTYSYWLNTTTEPDENRAALMLGRGNFRVATSRGHLTDMVDLSPGSSLLVILDHGTRAIPVLGSPQAWPPTVPWPPKGSDVLQVTPTRLIYLMPTKSPEYQLVLITPRTGVNVPAAWWWLVPASLALGVVVGFLVFLLVRQRQSLDAELSGAIRRGELQVLYQPIFDLDSRNCVGAEALLRWRRPDGTLTSPELFIPMAENTGQIRQMTDFVLQRLLEQLGHLLRANPQLYISVNLAACDVMVPRIGQVMARLLLLHRVAAKQIAFEVTERGLIDVVVARENLQSLRDVGHQVLIDDFGTGYCSLAYLQTLPVDCLKIDKAFIDALGHDAASSGVAPHIIHMAQALQLNVIAEGIEHEAQAAFLSSEGVKFGQGWLFAHALSAVQFIELITRGRRLASRRLDDEA encoded by the coding sequence ATGGCCGCTGCTCGAGAGACGCTACGTAGCTGGTTCTATCGCCCCTGGTTTTTGGCGATGCTGGCGGCTGTCCTGAGCAGCGTATTGCTCCTGGCGCTCAGCCTGTTCGTGGCCGTTCGTCAGATCGAGCAGAACGAAAGTGCGGAAATGAACGCGCAAGGTGAGCGATTTCTTGCGCGCCTGGAGCAGTTGTTCGGACAACTGCGCGAAAGCCTCGATGATCTGGAGGCCCAACCGCTGCGAACCTGCGACAAAGAAATGATCGCCACTTTGCAGCAGGTCACTTTCAATTACCGGTTCGTGTACGAGGCTGCGTATATGGATGCCTCGAAGATCTGCTCTAACCGTCCGCGCCAGGCAGGATTATCTTTGACACGGCCACCCGACATCAAAGACCCCACTTACAGTTACTGGTTGAACACCACTACCGAACCTGACGAGAACCGGGCCGCGCTCATGCTCGGGCGTGGCAATTTCCGTGTCGCGACCTCTCGCGGACATTTGACCGACATGGTCGACTTGTCGCCGGGCAGCAGCCTTTTGGTGATACTCGACCACGGCACTCGGGCGATTCCGGTGCTGGGCTCCCCGCAAGCCTGGCCGCCGACCGTGCCTTGGCCACCGAAAGGCAGCGATGTCTTGCAAGTCACCCCGACTCGCTTGATTTACCTCATGCCAACCAAAAGCCCTGAATACCAATTGGTGCTGATCACCCCGCGCACCGGCGTGAATGTGCCCGCCGCCTGGTGGTGGCTGGTGCCGGCCAGCCTGGCGCTGGGCGTAGTAGTGGGCTTCCTGGTGTTTCTGCTGGTGCGCCAGCGACAGTCGTTGGATGCCGAATTGTCCGGCGCCATACGGCGAGGCGAGTTGCAGGTGTTGTACCAACCCATCTTCGACCTCGACAGCCGCAATTGTGTCGGGGCTGAAGCCTTGCTGCGCTGGCGCCGGCCGGACGGCACCCTGACCAGCCCGGAGCTTTTTATTCCGATGGCGGAAAACACCGGCCAGATCCGCCAGATGACCGACTTCGTCCTGCAACGCCTGCTGGAGCAGCTTGGGCACTTGTTGCGGGCCAATCCGCAGCTGTACATCTCGGTCAACCTGGCGGCCTGCGACGTCATGGTGCCGCGTATCGGCCAAGTCATGGCGCGGCTGTTGCTCCTGCACCGGGTCGCAGCCAAACAGATTGCCTTTGAAGTGACCGAGCGCGGACTGATCGACGTGGTAGTGGCCCGGGAAAACCTTCAGTCCTTGCGCGACGTCGGGCATCAGGTGCTGATCGATGACTTTGGCACTGGCTATTGCAGCCTCGCCTACCTGCAGACACTGCCTGTGGATTGCCTGAAAATCGACAAGGCGTTCATCGATGCGCTTGGACATGACGCCGCCAGCAGTGGCGTGGCACCGCACATCATTCACATGGCCCAGGCGCTGCAACTCAATGTGATTGCCGAGGGCATCGAACATGAAGCGCAAGCGGCGTTTCTGAGCAGTGAAGGAGTGAAATTCGGTCAGGGCTGGTTGTTCGCCCATGCATTGAGCGCCGTTCAGTTCATTGAGCTGATCACCCGTGGCCGGCGCCTGGCCAGCAGACGCCTGGATGACGAAGCGTAA